One window of the Chitinophaga niabensis genome contains the following:
- a CDS encoding SRPBCC domain-containing protein, producing MENNDLSTSITVGRSAQEVYLAINNVRGWWSAGVNGKTSNLHDEFLIDFKQHWWTFKIIETIPGQKVVWKCTGSYMPWNEDQYEWSGTTVQFDIFENGSNTVMKFTHKGLVPTCACFEGCLKGWTGYIQISLGNLLNGGIGTPDTAY from the coding sequence ATGGAAAATAATGACTTAAGTACAAGTATTACTGTTGGGAGATCCGCTCAGGAGGTCTACTTAGCCATCAACAATGTACGTGGCTGGTGGTCTGCCGGTGTCAATGGCAAAACCAGTAATCTGCATGATGAGTTTTTGATTGATTTCAAACAACATTGGTGGACCTTCAAAATTATCGAAACTATACCAGGACAAAAGGTGGTGTGGAAATGCACCGGAAGCTATATGCCCTGGAATGAAGATCAATATGAATGGAGTGGCACAACGGTTCAGTTTGACATTTTTGAAAATGGTAGCAACACAGTGATGAAATTTACCCATAAAGGATTGGTGCCAACATGCGCGTGTTTTGAAGGTTGCTTAAAAGGCTGGACAGGATATATTCAAATTAGTTTGGGCAATCTTCTAAATGGTGGCATTGGCACTCCCGATACTGCCTATTAA
- a CDS encoding SRPBCC family protein: MQTANFTTTLVVDKSPMEVFNAICQPQNWWSGEVEGHALKMHDEFTYKFKDFHFSRQRVTTLIPGEKVVWDVIESIINYAEDKEEWTGTQIIFEVFEKDAQTNLRFTHSGLVPEVECFDSCSNSWTQLVHHSLFSLITAGKGLQLNLA, encoded by the coding sequence ATGCAAACAGCAAATTTCACTACCACCTTAGTGGTTGATAAAAGTCCGATGGAGGTATTTAATGCGATTTGCCAACCACAAAACTGGTGGTCAGGCGAGGTCGAAGGCCATGCTTTAAAAATGCATGACGAGTTTACCTATAAATTCAAAGACTTCCATTTTTCAAGGCAGCGGGTCACAACGTTGATCCCCGGGGAAAAAGTGGTCTGGGATGTAATAGAAAGCATTATCAACTACGCTGAAGACAAAGAAGAATGGACAGGAACGCAGATCATCTTTGAGGTTTTTGAAAAGGATGCTCAAACTAACCTTCGTTTCACTCACTCGGGATTAGTTCCTGAAGTAGAATGTTTTGATAGCTGTTCAAACTCATGGACACAGTTGGTGCACCACAGTCTGTTTTCGTTAATAACAGCCGGAAAAGGCCTGCAACTTAATCTGGCATAA
- a CDS encoding SRPBCC domain-containing protein, translated as MKKQRLLFALAAILLSAYSGIAQEIASQKKSINENSIKSKTMETQSYTATITVDKSQKTAFNAVKNFRGWWSEEIEGPTDKLNEVFVYHYKDVHICKMKLIEYIPDKKLVYQVLDNQFSFINDKSEWIGTKLVFDISNDGGKTKVKFTHVGLVPEYECYKVCFDAWGNYINNSLHSLIATGEGKPNPKGKDGFNAELADKWKIKH; from the coding sequence ATGAAAAAACAACGCTTATTATTCGCCTTAGCCGCTATACTATTATCAGCCTACAGCGGCATCGCGCAGGAAATTGCCAGTCAAAAGAAAAGCATTAATGAAAACTCAATTAAATCAAAGACCATGGAAACACAAAGTTATACAGCAACTATCACAGTAGATAAAAGTCAGAAGACTGCCTTTAACGCGGTTAAAAACTTTCGCGGCTGGTGGTCTGAGGAGATCGAAGGGCCTACAGATAAACTGAATGAAGTCTTTGTATATCACTACAAAGATGTTCACATATGCAAAATGAAGCTCATTGAATACATTCCTGATAAAAAACTGGTTTACCAGGTTCTTGATAACCAGTTTAGTTTTATCAATGACAAAAGTGAATGGATCGGCACAAAGTTGGTTTTTGATATTTCGAACGATGGTGGTAAAACCAAAGTTAAATTTACTCATGTGGGTCTGGTGCCGGAATATGAATGTTATAAGGTATGCTTTGATGCCTGGGGAAACTACATAAATAACAGCTTGCACAGCCTTATTGCTACCGGTGAGGGCAAACCGAATCCCAAAGGTAAAGACGGTTTTAATGCGGAATTGGCTGACAAATGGAAGATTAAACATTAA